A region of Burkholderiales bacterium JOSHI_001 DNA encodes the following proteins:
- a CDS encoding hypothetical protein (PFAM: Sporulation related domain) yields MGLLSFLKRSKDEPRRDAAAAAGAPDAVQETRTRARRRLIGASVLLGLGIVGFPLLFETQPRPVPVDIPIEIPSKENAAPLPLPPKRASAPVARALPPVITERPEDAGREVNPVASAPAVAEAPKADKPAAVEATKPVAAASVPKPKPAASASAAKADTERAKALLESRATAQADAKPEPKAEPKPKAEPKPEPKQEPKPDTVKPAQDDAGRFVVQVGAFADAAGARQARQKVEALGLKTYTQEVDVNGAKRIRVRVGPFASREAAAKVVGKVKAAGLPGALLTL; encoded by the coding sequence ATGGGTCTGTTGTCCTTCCTGAAGCGCAGTAAAGACGAACCGCGTCGCGACGCGGCCGCCGCCGCAGGTGCGCCCGACGCGGTGCAGGAAACCCGCACCCGCGCGCGCCGTCGCCTGATCGGTGCGTCGGTGTTGCTGGGCCTGGGCATCGTCGGGTTCCCTCTGCTGTTCGAAACCCAGCCGCGGCCAGTGCCGGTGGACATTCCGATCGAGATCCCGTCCAAGGAAAACGCGGCGCCCTTGCCGCTGCCGCCCAAGCGCGCATCGGCGCCGGTGGCGCGTGCCCTGCCGCCGGTCATCACCGAGAGGCCGGAGGACGCGGGGCGAGAGGTGAACCCGGTCGCGTCAGCGCCTGCCGTCGCCGAGGCGCCCAAGGCCGACAAGCCCGCTGCCGTGGAAGCGACCAAGCCGGTGGCGGCGGCCAGCGTGCCCAAACCTAAACCTGCTGCCAGCGCATCTGCGGCCAAGGCGGACACCGAACGCGCCAAGGCCCTGCTGGAAAGCCGTGCCACGGCCCAGGCCGATGCCAAGCCGGAACCCAAGGCAGAACCCAAACCCAAGGCCGAGCCCAAACCCGAACCGAAGCAAGAGCCCAAGCCCGATACCGTCAAGCCAGCCCAGGACGACGCAGGCCGCTTCGTGGTGCAGGTGGGCGCCTTTGCCGATGCCGCCGGCGCGCGCCAGGCGCGCCAGAAGGTGGAAGCCCTGGGGCTGAAGACCTACACCCAGGAGGTGGACGTGAATGGCGCCAAGCGCATCCGCGTTCGCGTGGGCCCTTTCGCATCGCGCGAGGCCGCCGCCAAGGTGGTGGGCAAGGTGAAGGCCGCGGGCCTGCCCGGGGCGCTGCTCACGCTTTGA
- a CDS encoding tryptophan synthase, alpha subunit (PFAM: Tryptophan synthase alpha chain~TIGRFAM: tryptophan synthase, alpha subunit): protein MSRISGVLNALKQEGRKALIPFITAGDPYPDATVDIMAALAEGGADIIELGVPFSDPMADGPVIQKAGERALAQGIGMPQVLDFVRGFRKRNSTTPVVLMGYANPVERYDQKHGAGAFIQNAATAGVDGVLIVDYPPEECEAFSADLKKADLDLIFLLAPTSTEQRIKDVARIASGYVYYVSLKGVTGAGHLDTAAVAQAVPRIQAHVKIPVGVGFGIRDAATAKAVAAVSDAVVIGSRLVQILEAQTRDNAAAAAKAFMAEIRAALDEGVRR, encoded by the coding sequence ATGAGCCGCATCTCCGGGGTGCTGAATGCGCTCAAGCAGGAAGGCCGCAAGGCGCTGATCCCCTTCATCACGGCGGGCGATCCCTATCCGGATGCCACCGTGGACATCATGGCCGCACTGGCCGAAGGCGGCGCCGACATCATCGAACTCGGCGTGCCCTTCTCCGACCCCATGGCCGACGGCCCGGTCATCCAGAAGGCCGGCGAACGCGCGCTGGCCCAAGGCATCGGCATGCCGCAGGTGCTGGACTTCGTGCGCGGCTTTCGAAAGCGCAACAGCACCACGCCGGTGGTGCTGATGGGCTACGCCAACCCGGTGGAGCGCTACGACCAGAAGCACGGCGCGGGCGCCTTCATCCAGAACGCCGCCACGGCGGGCGTGGACGGCGTGCTGATCGTGGACTACCCGCCCGAAGAGTGCGAAGCCTTCTCGGCCGACCTGAAGAAGGCCGACCTGGACCTGATCTTCCTGCTGGCGCCCACCAGCACCGAACAGCGCATCAAGGACGTGGCGCGCATCGCCAGCGGCTATGTGTACTACGTGTCGCTGAAGGGCGTCACCGGCGCCGGCCACCTGGACACGGCGGCGGTGGCGCAGGCCGTGCCGCGCATCCAGGCCCATGTGAAGATCCCGGTGGGCGTGGGCTTCGGCATCCGCGACGCGGCCACGGCCAAGGCGGTGGCGGCGGTGTCGGACGCGGTGGTGATCGGTTCTCGCTTGGTGCAAATCCTGGAAGCACAAACCAGGGACAATGCGGCTGCGGCAGCCAAGGCCTTCATGGCCGAGATCCGCGCCGCGCTGGATGAAGGAGTTCGCCGATGA
- a CDS encoding putative membrane protein, required for colicin V production (PFAM: Colicin V production protein), whose product MDTATAAIPALGWVDWALLAAMALSVAVGLWRGLVFEVMSLLGWVVAYVAAQVLSPTLAPHVPVGSPGSALNQGAAFALGFIGVLLAWALLARLVRLLIRATPLTVVDRLFGAMFGFLRGAVLLLALATVVAFTPAARSAAWQQSRGAHWLGQVLQGIKPALPEGMARHLHTQAFHLSPTQDTPPCAA is encoded by the coding sequence ATGGACACTGCCACTGCCGCCATTCCCGCACTCGGTTGGGTGGACTGGGCGCTGTTGGCCGCGATGGCGCTGTCGGTGGCCGTGGGCCTGTGGCGCGGGCTGGTGTTCGAGGTGATGTCCCTGCTGGGTTGGGTGGTGGCCTATGTGGCCGCACAAGTGCTGTCGCCCACGCTCGCGCCCCATGTGCCGGTGGGCTCGCCCGGCTCGGCGCTGAACCAGGGCGCGGCCTTCGCGCTGGGCTTCATTGGCGTGCTGCTGGCCTGGGCGCTGCTGGCGCGCCTGGTGCGTTTGCTGATTCGCGCCACGCCGCTGACCGTGGTGGACCGCCTGTTCGGGGCGATGTTCGGTTTCCTGCGCGGCGCGGTGCTGCTGCTGGCGCTGGCCACGGTGGTGGCCTTCACGCCGGCCGCACGTTCGGCGGCCTGGCAGCAATCACGCGGTGCCCACTGGTTGGGCCAGGTGCTTCAAGGCATCAAGCCCGCATTGCCCGAAGGCATGGCGCGCCACCTGCACACTCAAGCCTTCCACCTCTCTCCCACCCAGGACACCCCACCATGTGCGGCATAG
- a CDS encoding folylpolyglutamate synthase/dihydrofolate synthase (PFAM: Mur ligase family, glutamate ligase domain; Mur ligase middle domain~TIGRFAM: folylpolyglutamate synthase/dihydrofolate synthase) translates to MTTTPTTLAGWLAHCEHVHPKSIDMTLDRVAAVRARLGLAFTVPVISVAGTNGKGSTVAMLEAILLAAGYRVGLYIKPHLVHFEERCRLNGQLADEATLLPHFEAVEAARQGVTLTYFEFTTLAIARCFAHTPLDVVILEVGLGGRLDAVNVFDADCSVITSIALDHMDYLGPDRESIGREKAGILRSSRPAIVSDPEPPQSVLDHAQSIGADLWLVGRDHRVSGDRQQWNWSGRALRFNGLAYPALRGANQLINASGVLAALEALRERLPISAQAVRQGLALVELPGRFQIVPGQPALVLDVAHNPQSVAALAVNLDQMGFYPRTHAVFGAMADKDIASLLPRLAPLVDHWHVCNLPTARAATAAALEAAVRTASGTRDITVQQHADPALALAAAAAAADPADRIVVFGSFLTVGGVLKDGLPRLAARHLG, encoded by the coding sequence TTGACCACCACCCCCACCACGCTGGCCGGCTGGCTGGCGCATTGTGAGCACGTCCACCCCAAGTCCATCGACATGACGCTGGACCGGGTGGCGGCGGTGCGCGCGCGCCTGGGGCTGGCCTTCACGGTGCCGGTGATCAGCGTGGCCGGTACCAACGGCAAGGGCAGCACCGTGGCCATGCTGGAAGCCATCCTGCTGGCCGCCGGCTACCGCGTGGGCCTGTACATCAAGCCGCACCTGGTGCACTTTGAAGAGCGCTGCCGCCTCAACGGCCAACTGGCCGATGAAGCCACGCTGCTGCCGCACTTCGAAGCGGTGGAGGCGGCACGCCAGGGCGTCACGCTCACCTACTTCGAATTCACCACCCTGGCCATTGCGCGCTGCTTCGCGCACACGCCGCTGGACGTGGTGATCCTGGAGGTGGGCCTGGGCGGGCGACTGGACGCGGTGAACGTGTTCGATGCCGACTGTTCGGTCATCACCAGCATCGCGCTGGACCACATGGACTACCTCGGCCCCGACCGCGAATCCATCGGCCGCGAAAAGGCCGGCATTCTGCGATCCAGCCGGCCGGCCATCGTGTCCGACCCCGAGCCGCCGCAAAGCGTGCTGGACCACGCCCAGTCCATCGGTGCCGACCTGTGGCTGGTGGGCCGCGACCACCGCGTGTCCGGCGACCGTCAGCAGTGGAACTGGAGCGGCCGCGCCCTGCGCTTCAACGGCCTGGCCTACCCAGCCCTGCGCGGTGCCAACCAGTTGATCAACGCCAGCGGTGTTCTCGCGGCGCTGGAAGCCCTGCGCGAGCGCCTGCCGATCAGCGCGCAGGCGGTGCGCCAGGGCCTGGCTTTGGTGGAATTGCCCGGGCGCTTCCAGATCGTGCCCGGCCAGCCGGCGCTGGTGCTGGACGTGGCCCACAACCCGCAGAGCGTGGCCGCGCTGGCGGTGAACCTGGACCAGATGGGCTTCTACCCCCGCACCCACGCGGTGTTCGGTGCCATGGCCGACAAGGACATCGCCAGCCTGCTGCCGCGCCTGGCCCCGTTGGTGGACCACTGGCACGTGTGCAACCTGCCCACGGCGCGGGCGGCCACGGCCGCGGCGCTGGAAGCGGCGGTGCGCACGGCCAGCGGCACGCGCGACATCACCGTGCAGCAGCATGCCGACCCGGCCTTGGCCCTGGCCGCAGCGGCGGCCGCGGCAGACCCCGCTGATAGAATCGTCGTCTTCGGCTCCTTCCTGACCGTTGGTGGCGTGCTGAAGGACGGACTGCCTCGCCTCGCGGCGCGCCACCTGGGCTGA
- a CDS encoding pseudouridylate synthase I (PFAM: tRNA pseudouridine synthase~TIGRFAM: pseudouridylate synthase I) codes for MPEQAAAQPDAAAPPAGGVGASGPAVGRIALGVAYRGPAYHGWQSQSDGRTVQDHLERALSQFADVPVATLCAGRTDAGVHAFNQVVHFDAPVARDAFSWVRGTNRYLPNDIAVQWCREVPADFHARNHARGRRYRYWLLESAVRPAIEHGEVGWTFKTLDAEALRAAAAHLIGEHDFTSFRAAECQAASPVKTLRALDVHRRGAYWRFDFDGSAFLHHMVRNIMGCLLVVGSGRESAAWMGEVLRARSRDAAAPTFAADGLYFVGPYYDAGLAIPDHTPAMDWRP; via the coding sequence TTGCCTGAGCAAGCCGCCGCACAGCCCGACGCCGCCGCGCCCCCCGCCGGCGGCGTCGGTGCTTCTGGGCCCGCCGTCGGCCGCATCGCCCTGGGCGTGGCCTACCGGGGCCCCGCCTACCACGGCTGGCAAAGCCAGAGCGATGGCCGCACGGTGCAGGACCACCTGGAAAGGGCGCTGTCGCAGTTTGCCGATGTGCCGGTGGCCACGCTGTGCGCCGGCCGCACCGACGCCGGCGTGCATGCCTTCAACCAGGTGGTGCACTTCGACGCGCCGGTGGCGCGCGATGCCTTCAGCTGGGTGCGCGGCACCAACCGCTACCTGCCGAACGACATCGCGGTGCAGTGGTGCCGCGAGGTGCCAGCCGATTTCCACGCCCGCAACCATGCGCGCGGGCGGCGCTACCGCTACTGGCTGCTGGAGTCTGCCGTGCGCCCGGCCATCGAACACGGCGAGGTGGGCTGGACCTTCAAGACCCTGGACGCCGAGGCCCTGCGCGCGGCCGCCGCGCACCTGATCGGCGAACACGACTTCACGTCCTTCCGCGCTGCCGAATGCCAGGCCGCCAGCCCGGTGAAGACGCTGCGCGCACTGGACGTCCACCGCCGCGGCGCCTACTGGCGCTTCGACTTCGACGGCAGCGCCTTCCTGCACCACATGGTGCGCAACATCATGGGCTGCCTGCTGGTGGTGGGCAGTGGTCGCGAGAGCGCCGCCTGGATGGGCGAGGTGCTGCGGGCCCGCAGCCGCGACGCCGCGGCGCCCACCTTTGCCGCCGATGGCCTGTACTTTGTCGGCCCGTACTACGATGCAGGGCTGGCCATTCCGGACCACACCCCGGCCATGGACTGGCGCCCCTGA
- a CDS encoding phosphoribosylanthranilate isomerase (PFAM: N-(5'phosphoribosyl)anthranilate (PRA) isomerase), with protein MLPQRTRIKICGLTREADVDVAVEAGADAIGFVLYDPSPRAVTLARAAELARRLPPFVTPVCLFVNASPAFVAEAAAALPTALLQFHGDETPAQCAAAGRPFLRAARMTPDFALLDFARDYARATGLLLDADVQGYGGGGKVFDWSLIPHDVSLPVVLSGGLNPANVTDGVLLVRPWAVDVSSGVESSKGVKDADAMRRFCEAVREADARIADSLT; from the coding sequence ATGCTGCCCCAACGCACACGCATCAAGATCTGCGGCCTCACGCGCGAGGCCGACGTGGACGTGGCGGTGGAAGCCGGCGCCGACGCCATCGGCTTCGTGCTCTACGACCCCAGCCCGCGTGCGGTGACCCTGGCGCGCGCGGCCGAACTGGCGCGCCGCCTGCCGCCTTTCGTCACCCCGGTGTGCCTGTTCGTCAACGCATCGCCCGCCTTCGTGGCCGAGGCGGCGGCGGCGCTGCCGACGGCGCTGCTGCAGTTCCATGGTGACGAAACGCCCGCGCAATGCGCCGCCGCCGGCCGGCCCTTCCTGCGCGCGGCCCGCATGACGCCCGACTTCGCTTTGTTAGACTTCGCCCGCGACTACGCGCGCGCCACCGGGCTGTTGCTGGATGCCGATGTGCAGGGCTACGGCGGTGGCGGAAAGGTCTTCGATTGGTCTCTCATTCCACACGACGTCAGCCTTCCGGTCGTTTTGTCTGGTGGGTTGAATCCTGCAAACGTGACCGATGGGGTCTTGCTCGTCCGGCCTTGGGCCGTTGACGTGAGCTCCGGCGTTGAAAGCAGCAAGGGCGTCAAGGACGCCGATGCCATGCGCCGGTTCTGTGAGGCGGTGCGCGAGGCCGATGCCCGCATCGCCGACAGCCTGACCTGA
- a CDS encoding tryptophan synthase, beta subunit (PFAM: Pyridoxal-phosphate dependent enzyme~TIGRFAM: tryptophan synthase, beta subunit) has protein sequence MLNYQQPDATGHFGPYGGSFVAETLVHALDELKAAYAHYRKDPAFIAEFQNELAHFVGRPSPVYHAARMSREIGGAQIYLKREDLNHTGAHKVNNTIGQALLAKRMGKPRVIAETGAGQHGVATATICARYGLECVVYMGSEDVKRQSPNVYRMHLLGATVVPVDSGSRTLKDALNEALRDWVTNVENTFYIIGTVAGPAPYPEMVRDFQRVIGDECLTQMPEMIGRAQAQPDAVIACVGGGSNAMGIFYPYIPHENVRLIGVEAAGQGIESGKHAASLSAGSPGVLHGNRTYLLQDDNGQIIETHSISAGLDYPGVGPEHAYLKDIGRAEYVGITDDEALSAFHRLCRTEGIIPALESSHAVAYAMKLAATMRPDQHLLVNLSGRGDKDIGTVADLSGAEFFCRPSCRGQSVKGGAQVVEVKR, from the coding sequence ATGTTGAATTACCAGCAGCCCGATGCCACCGGGCATTTCGGCCCCTATGGCGGCAGCTTTGTGGCGGAAACGCTCGTCCACGCCCTGGACGAACTGAAAGCCGCCTATGCTCACTACCGCAAGGACCCGGCCTTCATCGCCGAGTTCCAGAACGAACTGGCCCACTTCGTCGGCCGGCCCAGCCCGGTCTACCACGCTGCGCGCATGAGCCGCGAGATCGGCGGCGCGCAGATCTACCTCAAGCGCGAGGACCTGAACCACACCGGTGCGCACAAGGTGAACAACACCATCGGCCAGGCGCTGCTGGCCAAGCGCATGGGCAAGCCGCGCGTCATTGCCGAAACCGGCGCCGGGCAGCATGGCGTGGCCACCGCCACCATCTGCGCGCGCTACGGCCTGGAGTGCGTGGTGTACATGGGCAGCGAAGACGTCAAGCGCCAGTCGCCCAATGTCTACCGCATGCACCTGCTGGGCGCCACCGTGGTGCCGGTGGACAGCGGCAGCCGCACCTTGAAGGACGCGCTGAACGAAGCCCTGCGCGACTGGGTGACGAACGTGGAGAACACCTTCTACATCATCGGCACCGTGGCCGGCCCCGCGCCTTATCCCGAGATGGTGCGCGACTTCCAGCGCGTGATCGGCGACGAGTGCCTCACGCAGATGCCCGAGATGATCGGCCGCGCCCAGGCCCAGCCTGATGCGGTGATCGCCTGCGTGGGCGGCGGCAGCAACGCCATGGGCATCTTCTACCCCTACATCCCGCACGAAAACGTGAGGCTCATCGGCGTCGAAGCGGCGGGGCAGGGCATTGAGTCCGGCAAGCACGCCGCCAGCCTGTCGGCCGGCAGCCCGGGTGTGCTGCACGGCAACCGCACCTACCTGCTGCAGGACGACAACGGCCAGATCATCGAGACCCATTCCATCAGCGCCGGCCTGGACTACCCCGGCGTGGGCCCCGAACACGCCTACCTGAAGGACATCGGCCGGGCCGAGTACGTGGGCATCACCGACGACGAAGCCCTGTCGGCCTTCCACCGCCTGTGCCGCACCGAAGGCATCATCCCGGCGCTGGAGTCCAGCCACGCGGTGGCCTATGCCATGAAGCTGGCCGCCACGATGCGGCCCGACCAGCACCTGCTGGTGAACCTGAGTGGCCGCGGCGACAAGGACATCGGCACCGTGGCCGACCTGTCGGGCGCGGAGTTCTTCTGCCGGCCGTCGTGCCGAGGGCAAAGCGTCAAGGGTGGTGCTCAGGTGGTGGAGGTGAAGCGATGA
- a CDS encoding amidophosphoribosyltransferase (PFAM: Phosphoribosyl transferase domain; Glutamine amidotransferases class-II~TIGRFAM: amidophosphoribosyltransferase): MCGIVGVIAREPVNQLIYDALLLLQHRGQDAAGIVTMLDHKCFMHKARGMVRDVFRTRNMRALPGTVGLGQVRYPTAGNAYSEEEAQPFYVNAPYGIVLVHNGNLTNAPALKQELFDVDRRHINTESDTEVLINVLAHEIERAGRDVLLTPQLVFRAVREVHKRIRGSYAVIALIAGYGLLAFRDPYGIRPLVVGQSDGSQGFGLMVASETVALEGTGHKVVGDVAPGEAVFIDLAGQLHREQCAEHPSLNPCMFEYVYLARPDSVIDGISVYQARLNLGETLAQRVINAMPPSEIDVVIPIPESSRPSAMQLAQKIGKPYREGFVKNRYVGRTFIMPGQGERKKSVRQKLNAISAEFKGRNVLLVDDSIVRGTTSKEIVQMAREAGARKVYMASAAPPVRYPNVYGIDMPTKEELIAHGRTVEEIRQFIGADALIYQDVDAMKRVVGLLNPKLAGFEASCFDGHYITGDVSAADFEAIQTQRTQARGDNEDSASDRTRLTLQSASDAA, translated from the coding sequence ATGTGCGGCATAGTCGGCGTCATCGCCCGCGAACCGGTGAACCAGCTCATCTACGACGCGCTGCTGCTGCTGCAGCACCGTGGCCAGGACGCAGCCGGCATCGTCACGATGCTGGACCACAAGTGCTTCATGCACAAGGCGCGCGGCATGGTGCGGGACGTCTTCCGCACCCGCAACATGCGCGCGCTGCCCGGCACCGTGGGCCTGGGCCAGGTGCGCTACCCCACCGCCGGCAACGCCTACAGCGAAGAGGAAGCGCAACCCTTCTACGTGAATGCGCCCTACGGCATCGTGCTGGTGCACAACGGCAACCTCACCAACGCGCCGGCCCTGAAGCAGGAACTGTTCGATGTGGACCGCCGCCACATCAACACCGAGAGCGACACCGAGGTGCTGATCAACGTGCTGGCCCACGAGATCGAACGCGCCGGGCGCGACGTGCTGCTGACGCCCCAGCTGGTCTTCCGCGCCGTGCGCGAGGTGCACAAGCGCATCCGCGGCTCCTACGCCGTGATCGCGCTGATCGCCGGCTACGGCCTGCTGGCCTTTCGCGACCCCTATGGCATCCGCCCGCTGGTGGTGGGCCAGTCCGACGGCAGCCAGGGCTTCGGCCTGATGGTGGCCAGCGAAACCGTGGCGCTGGAAGGCACCGGCCACAAGGTGGTGGGCGACGTGGCGCCGGGCGAGGCGGTGTTCATCGACCTGGCCGGCCAACTGCACCGCGAGCAGTGCGCCGAACACCCGTCGCTGAACCCCTGCATGTTCGAGTACGTCTACCTGGCGCGGCCCGACTCGGTGATCGACGGCATCAGTGTCTACCAGGCGCGGCTGAACCTGGGCGAAACCCTGGCGCAGCGGGTCATCAACGCCATGCCGCCGAGCGAGATCGACGTGGTGATTCCCATCCCCGAATCCAGCCGCCCCAGCGCCATGCAGCTGGCGCAGAAGATCGGCAAGCCCTACCGCGAAGGTTTCGTCAAGAACCGCTACGTGGGCCGCACCTTCATCATGCCGGGACAGGGCGAGCGCAAGAAAAGCGTGCGCCAGAAGCTGAACGCCATCTCGGCCGAATTCAAGGGCCGCAACGTGCTGCTGGTGGATGACTCCATCGTGCGCGGCACCACCAGCAAGGAAATCGTGCAGATGGCCCGCGAGGCTGGTGCGCGCAAGGTCTACATGGCCTCGGCCGCGCCGCCGGTGCGCTATCCCAATGTCTACGGCATCGACATGCCCACCAAGGAAGAGCTGATCGCGCACGGCCGCACGGTGGAAGAGATCCGCCAGTTCATCGGCGCCGACGCGCTGATCTACCAGGATGTGGACGCCATGAAGCGCGTGGTCGGGCTGTTGAACCCCAAGCTCGCCGGATTCGAAGCCAGCTGCTTCGACGGCCACTACATCACCGGCGACGTCAGCGCCGCCGATTTCGAGGCCATCCAGACCCAGCGCACGCAGGCCCGTGGCGACAACGAAGATTCCGCCAGCGACCGCACCCGGCTCACGCTGCAAAGCGCCAGCGACGCGGCCTGA
- a CDS encoding acetyl-CoA carboxylase, carboxyl transferase, beta subunit (PFAM: Carboxyl transferase domain~TIGRFAM: acetyl-CoA carboxylase, carboxyl transferase, beta subunit) codes for MSWLEKLLPPKMQQTDPAERRTVPEGLWIKCPACETVLYKTDLEGNLNVCPKCDHHHRIGARARLDGFLDAEGRYEIGQEVLPVDALKFKDSRKYTERLKAALENTGETDALVVMGGAVMSVPLVAAAFEFDFMGGSMGSVVGERFVRGVDAAIEQKVPFVCFSSSGGARMYEGLLSLMQMAKTTAALTHLAKAKLPFVSVLTDPTMGGVSASFAFVGDIVIAEPKALIGFAGPRVIENTVREKLPEGFQRSEFLMGKGALDMIVDRRQLRTTIAKALAMLQRQSADAVA; via the coding sequence ATGAGCTGGCTCGAAAAGCTGCTGCCCCCGAAGATGCAGCAAACCGACCCCGCCGAGCGCCGCACGGTGCCGGAGGGCTTGTGGATCAAATGCCCCGCCTGCGAGACGGTGCTGTACAAGACCGACCTGGAGGGCAACCTCAACGTCTGTCCCAAGTGCGACCACCACCACCGCATCGGTGCGCGCGCCCGGCTGGATGGCTTCCTGGACGCCGAAGGGCGCTATGAAATCGGCCAGGAAGTGCTGCCGGTGGACGCGCTGAAGTTCAAGGACAGCCGCAAGTACACCGAACGCCTGAAGGCCGCGCTGGAAAACACCGGCGAGACCGACGCCCTGGTGGTGATGGGCGGCGCAGTGATGAGCGTGCCCCTGGTGGCCGCCGCCTTTGAATTCGACTTCATGGGCGGCAGCATGGGCAGCGTGGTGGGCGAACGCTTCGTGCGCGGCGTGGACGCCGCCATCGAGCAGAAGGTGCCCTTCGTGTGCTTCAGCTCCAGCGGTGGCGCGCGCATGTACGAAGGCCTGCTGTCGCTGATGCAGATGGCCAAGACCACGGCCGCGCTCACCCACCTGGCCAAGGCCAAGTTGCCCTTTGTCAGCGTGCTGACCGACCCCACCATGGGCGGCGTGTCGGCCAGCTTCGCCTTCGTGGGCGACATCGTCATCGCCGAGCCCAAGGCCCTGATCGGCTTTGCCGGCCCGCGCGTGATCGAGAACACCGTGCGCGAGAAGCTGCCCGAAGGCTTCCAGCGCAGCGAGTTCCTGATGGGCAAGGGCGCGCTGGACATGATCGTGGACCGGCGCCAGCTGCGCACCACCATCGCCAAGGCGCTGGCCATGTTGCAACGCCAAAGCGCGGACGCCGTCGCCTGA